The following proteins are co-located in the Sporolactobacillus pectinivorans genome:
- a CDS encoding dihydrofolate reductase: protein MISFLLAMDRNALIGRDNSLPWHLPDDLRYFKILTTGHPVIMGRKTFESVGKPLPGRQNIVLTRNADFSPAGVDVYHSVEELLGSGITFGKECFVIGGAHIFNTFIAYADRLYLTKIDAEFEGDTYFTVLENCQWRLVSNTPGTLDRKNIFPHSFLVYERA from the coding sequence ATGATTTCATTTTTGCTCGCAATGGACCGGAACGCACTGATCGGCCGCGATAACAGCCTCCCTTGGCATCTGCCTGACGATCTCCGCTATTTTAAGATTCTGACCACCGGCCACCCGGTAATAATGGGAAGAAAAACCTTTGAGTCAGTGGGTAAACCACTTCCGGGCAGGCAAAATATTGTCCTGACCCGGAATGCTGATTTTTCTCCTGCCGGAGTCGATGTCTACCATTCCGTCGAGGAACTGCTCGGCAGCGGTATAACCTTTGGAAAAGAATGTTTTGTGATCGGTGGCGCACATATTTTTAATACCTTTATTGCGTATGCTGACCGGCTGTATCTCACAAAGATTGATGCCGAATTTGAGGGAGACACCTATTTTACAGTGTTAGAAAATTGCCAATGGCGCCTTGTTTCCAATACGCCGGGCACTTTGGACAGAAAAAACATTTTTCCGCATTCGTTTCTTGTTTACGAGCGTGCCTGA
- a CDS encoding helix-turn-helix domain-containing protein, whose protein sequence is MPLKGLKVRIYPNKVQRLKVKLNFVYNRFIWNQILNLLMERYKNNPKIPFLNAHALNNLLPALKKEFTWLKNAESTSLQATNHDSVEVYKKVL, encoded by the coding sequence GTGCCCTTAAAAGGGCTCAAAGTAAGGATTTATCCCAACAAAGTGCAAAGGTTAAAAGTGAAGCTCAATTTTGTTTACAACCGCTTTATTTGGAACCAGATACTTAACCTGTTGATGGAACGGTACAAAAACAACCCCAAAATTCCCTTTTTAAATGCTCATGCGTTAAACAATCTTTTGCCTGCACTGAAAAAAGAATTCACTTGGCTAAAGAATGCAGAAAGCACCAGTCTTCAGGCGACGAACCATGACTCGGTGGAAGTCTACAAAAAAGTTCTTTAA
- a CDS encoding NADP-dependent glyceraldehyde-3-phosphate dehydrogenase: MASNVSELTTYKAYLAGEWKKSSSGETIAIKSPYLRETIGYVQAVTQDEVDQAIQAAHEAQKSWALLSLSERGAYLEKWADELEKNDEEIATAIMQEVGKGFKDARKEVVRTADLIRYTVQEALHLHGESLRGDGFPGGSQKKLGIVERVPLGVVLAIAPFNYPVNLSASKIAPALMAGNGVIFKPATQGSISGVKMIEALSRTGLPKGILSLTTGRGSVIGDYLVEHKGINMISFTGGSNTGRRLSQQSAMIPLVLELGGKDPAIVCEDADLDVAVKSIMNGAFSYSGQRCTAIKRVLVNEKVADELVSRLKDEVEKLTVGSPEVDSTIVPLIDDKAADFVQGLIDDALDKNATLVTGNKREDNLLYPTLLDNVTEDMKVAWIEPFGPVLPVIRVQSDDEAIALANKSEFGLQASVFTQDIDRALAVARQVEAGTVQINGRTERGPDHFPFLGVKASGMGVQGIHNSLISMSRQKVTVMNLK, from the coding sequence ATGGCTTCTAATGTTTCAGAATTGACTACCTACAAGGCGTATTTGGCCGGTGAATGGAAAAAGAGTTCATCCGGCGAGACGATTGCCATTAAATCCCCTTATCTTCGGGAAACGATCGGTTATGTACAGGCCGTGACTCAGGACGAAGTGGATCAGGCAATTCAGGCTGCCCATGAGGCACAAAAAAGCTGGGCTCTGCTGTCCCTCAGTGAACGCGGCGCTTATCTTGAAAAATGGGCAGACGAGTTGGAAAAAAATGATGAAGAAATCGCTACGGCAATTATGCAGGAAGTTGGCAAGGGCTTTAAGGATGCCAGAAAAGAAGTTGTCCGTACTGCGGATCTGATTCGCTACACGGTTCAGGAAGCTTTACATCTGCATGGCGAGAGTCTGAGGGGTGACGGCTTCCCGGGCGGATCACAGAAGAAGTTGGGCATTGTTGAACGTGTGCCGCTGGGTGTTGTTCTGGCCATTGCACCGTTTAACTATCCGGTAAATCTTTCTGCTTCCAAAATTGCTCCGGCGCTGATGGCGGGGAACGGTGTCATCTTCAAGCCGGCTACTCAGGGGTCAATCAGCGGTGTTAAAATGATTGAAGCGTTGAGCAGAACCGGTCTCCCCAAGGGCATTCTCAGCCTGACCACTGGACGCGGATCGGTGATTGGCGATTATCTCGTTGAGCATAAGGGCATTAACATGATCAGCTTCACCGGCGGCTCAAACACCGGACGTCGTTTGTCTCAGCAGTCGGCCATGATTCCGCTTGTACTTGAACTGGGCGGTAAGGATCCTGCGATTGTGTGCGAGGATGCCGATCTTGATGTTGCGGTCAAGAGCATCATGAACGGTGCCTTTTCCTATTCAGGCCAGCGCTGCACAGCGATTAAACGTGTTCTGGTCAATGAGAAGGTCGCAGATGAACTGGTTTCAAGATTAAAGGATGAAGTTGAAAAGCTGACGGTTGGCTCTCCAGAAGTCGACAGCACCATTGTTCCGCTGATCGATGATAAAGCGGCAGATTTTGTTCAGGGTCTGATTGATGATGCGTTGGACAAAAATGCGACACTTGTTACAGGCAATAAGCGTGAGGATAACTTGCTTTATCCGACGCTGCTCGACAACGTGACGGAAGACATGAAAGTAGCATGGATTGAACCATTTGGACCGGTACTGCCCGTGATTCGTGTTCAGTCGGATGATGAAGCGATCGCGCTTGCCAATAAGTCGGAATTCGGCCTTCAAGCCAGCGTCTTCACTCAGGATATTGACCGGGCTCTGGCTGTCGCAAGACAGGTTGAAGCCGGAACTGTTCAGATTAATGGACGTACGGAGCGCGGGCCGGATCATTTCCCATTCCTGGGTGTCAAGGCATCTGGCATGGGCGTACAGGGCATTCACAACAGTCTGATTTCAATGTCCCGCCAGAAAGTAACGGTCATGAATTTAAAATAA
- a CDS encoding GNAT family N-acetyltransferase, with the protein MSFFIHLIEDDDKDRVSELMRKRWGDQIMVVHDEKFDLTEMPGFVALEKKKIVGLLTYNQNGSSMEILSLDSFKENQGIGSALLSAAIRLAEEKNVARLHLTTTNDNLGALGFYQKRGFTLTALRLEVVNRARKEKPSIPLKSSNGIAIEHEIELGYLFHDCNV; encoded by the coding sequence GTGAGCTTTTTCATCCATTTAATTGAGGATGACGATAAAGACAGGGTAAGTGAACTCATGAGGAAAAGATGGGGAGACCAGATCATGGTCGTTCATGATGAAAAGTTTGATTTGACAGAGATGCCGGGTTTTGTGGCTCTGGAAAAGAAAAAAATAGTGGGCCTTCTGACTTACAATCAGAACGGATCGTCTATGGAGATTTTGTCGCTGGACAGTTTTAAAGAGAATCAGGGAATCGGTTCGGCTCTCCTTTCTGCGGCGATCCGTCTGGCAGAAGAAAAGAACGTGGCGCGTCTGCATCTGACAACGACAAATGACAATCTCGGCGCGCTGGGCTTTTATCAGAAAAGAGGATTCACCCTGACGGCTCTGCGTTTAGAAGTGGTGAACCGGGCAAGAAAAGAAAAGCCATCCATTCCGCTGAAAAGCAGCAATGGGATTGCTATTGAGCATGAGATTGAACTGGGTTACCTTTTCCATGATTGTAACGTTTGA
- a CDS encoding ABC-F family ATP-binding cassette domain-containing protein codes for MLLIEAKNLSFSYGDKLIYKEMNFRLMEGEHIALVGKNGAGKSTFLNLITGQLLPDGGSIEKKRDLHVGVIEQHLHFGKEHTIYTFMKSAFQPLLDAEKRMNELTEKMLDPSVDEACIEAYGQLQDFLMTHDFYTIDARISEMADGLGLSAIGMETTVDRMSGGQLTKLCLAKLLLQAPEMLLLDEPTNYLDVAHIDWLTDYLKGYRHAFIVVSHDTAFLDRISEFVYHLENHELIRYVGNYQSFLKQHEARAEQQEIAFRQQQREIKKLETYIQKNKVRTATARQAKSREKTLSKIERIDPPASVQKPKFHFKVDREPVRIIFSAEQVRVGYDRPLLPPIDLKIMRGDKVALVGHNGIGKTTLLKTLLGLIPTLSGKVMTGDRVEPGYFAQLSAPPTQTPLEWMKDQFPQLEEKVLRQHLAQCGVFAEHMRQPMSTLSGGEETKVRIGRLMLQKSNILIFDEPTNHLDVEAKEVLSEALERYDGTVLVVSHERSFYERWVSKIWDIEDWSEKKKVSGAQK; via the coding sequence ATGTTATTGATTGAAGCCAAAAATCTGTCATTTTCATATGGCGACAAACTGATTTATAAAGAAATGAATTTTCGCCTGATGGAAGGCGAACACATTGCACTTGTTGGGAAAAATGGCGCAGGTAAATCGACATTTCTGAATCTGATCACCGGTCAGCTTCTTCCAGATGGCGGGTCGATTGAGAAAAAACGGGATCTGCACGTCGGTGTGATTGAACAGCATTTGCATTTTGGAAAAGAGCATACGATTTATACGTTTATGAAAAGTGCTTTTCAGCCTCTTCTGGATGCGGAAAAAAGAATGAATGAACTGACTGAAAAGATGCTGGATCCGTCGGTTGATGAAGCGTGTATCGAAGCGTACGGCCAGTTGCAGGATTTTTTGATGACGCATGATTTTTACACGATTGACGCCCGGATTAGCGAAATGGCCGATGGGCTCGGTTTGTCAGCGATTGGCATGGAGACAACGGTTGACCGGATGAGCGGCGGACAGCTGACTAAACTGTGCCTGGCAAAGCTGCTGCTTCAGGCACCTGAGATGCTTCTTCTGGATGAACCGACCAACTATCTGGATGTGGCACATATTGACTGGCTGACGGATTACCTGAAAGGCTACCGGCATGCGTTTATCGTTGTTTCTCATGACACGGCATTCCTGGACCGAATTTCAGAATTTGTCTATCATCTTGAAAATCATGAGCTGATCCGCTATGTAGGCAATTATCAGTCATTTCTCAAACAGCATGAAGCCCGGGCTGAACAGCAGGAAATCGCCTTTCGCCAGCAGCAGAGGGAAATCAAAAAGCTTGAAACATACATTCAGAAAAATAAAGTGCGGACAGCCACGGCGAGACAGGCAAAGAGCCGCGAGAAAACGTTAAGTAAGATTGAGCGGATTGATCCGCCGGCATCGGTACAGAAACCAAAGTTTCATTTTAAAGTTGATCGGGAACCGGTACGGATTATTTTCTCCGCAGAGCAAGTAAGGGTTGGCTATGACCGGCCGCTGCTTCCGCCGATTGATCTGAAGATTATGCGCGGCGACAAGGTGGCGCTTGTTGGACACAACGGTATTGGGAAAACGACTCTGTTAAAGACGTTGCTGGGGCTGATTCCGACACTTTCAGGCAAAGTGATGACCGGTGACCGTGTAGAGCCGGGCTACTTTGCCCAACTGTCCGCACCGCCCACGCAGACTCCGCTTGAATGGATGAAGGATCAGTTTCCGCAGCTTGAGGAGAAAGTACTCCGCCAGCATCTGGCGCAGTGCGGTGTCTTCGCCGAGCATATGCGTCAGCCGATGAGCACGCTCAGTGGCGGTGAAGAAACAAAAGTGCGCATCGGGCGGCTGATGCTACAGAAAAGTAATATACTGATCTTTGACGAACCGACGAACCATCTTGATGTCGAGGCGAAAGAGGTACTGAGCGAGGCGCTGGAAAGGTACGATGGGACCGTTCTGGTCGTCAGTCACGAGCGCAGTTTTTATGAACGCTGGGTGTCGAAAATCTGGGATATCGAGGACTGGTCTGAGAAGAAAAAGGTTTCAGGTGCTCAGAAATAA
- a CDS encoding ArsR/SmtB family transcription factor encodes MTEKRTTNLDPDILSAVSQIFKAVSDPTRIRILYLLSQQECSVTEMANYLNLQQSAVSHQLSFLKNLHLVKSRRSGKTVYYSEEDEHVMNLLAQTIVHASHGLADETLR; translated from the coding sequence ATGACAGAAAAACGAACGACGAATCTGGATCCAGACATACTTTCGGCCGTTTCACAGATATTTAAGGCTGTTTCGGATCCCACACGAATCCGGATCCTTTACCTGCTGTCGCAGCAAGAATGTTCCGTTACGGAGATGGCCAACTATCTGAATCTGCAGCAGTCGGCCGTTTCACATCAGTTAAGCTTTCTCAAAAACCTGCATCTTGTCAAATCACGCCGCAGTGGCAAAACGGTTTATTATTCTGAAGAGGACGAACATGTCATGAATCTTCTTGCACAGACGATTGTCCATGCTAGTCATGGACTTGCGGACGAAACACTCCGGTAG
- a CDS encoding Fur family transcriptional regulator, whose translation MNKTEALIMLKTKGFKHTDKREDILELFEDKDGYLSAKEIQTALKDAYPGLSFDTIYRNLSLFKELMILEETELDGEKVFQFHCTEHHHHHLICLRCGKTKTIEVCPMQDLSRLDPEFKVTGHKFEVYGYCKKCQKEMEKTDKLAESDLVNSR comes from the coding sequence ATGAATAAGACCGAGGCACTGATAATGCTGAAAACCAAGGGTTTTAAACATACAGACAAAAGAGAAGATATATTGGAATTGTTTGAAGATAAGGATGGGTATTTGTCAGCGAAAGAAATTCAGACGGCTCTGAAGGATGCTTATCCCGGCTTAAGCTTCGATACTATTTACCGGAATCTTTCTCTATTTAAGGAACTCATGATTCTTGAAGAAACCGAACTTGACGGGGAAAAAGTCTTTCAGTTTCATTGCACGGAGCATCACCATCATCACTTAATCTGTCTCCGCTGCGGGAAAACAAAGACGATTGAAGTCTGCCCGATGCAGGACCTTTCACGTCTTGATCCTGAATTCAAAGTTACCGGTCACAAATTCGAAGTGTATGGATACTGCAAGAAGTGCCAAAAAGAAATGGAAAAAACGGATAAATTAGCGGAATCTGATCTTGTCAACTCTCGATGA
- a CDS encoding DUF4004 family protein produces MEVFKIENELITKKDLLEKTGISYGQLYRWKRKKLIPESWFIRKATYTGQETFFPKEKIMNRIVQITELKDTLSLDELANRFSPLTMKNITLPTDEVLKHHFVSKASLNFYLKQGYEGKTLHFSQLLSLFLLDQLLKTGKMNVNEGTDLLQVLNEHGLKSFDKNSCLFFIRKMGVPAFFIVLEDTDVYFDKETHVVARLQLQPCAEKLIALVNSRGSLEAENREDKLNG; encoded by the coding sequence ATGGAGGTGTTTAAAATAGAGAATGAATTGATAACGAAAAAGGATTTGCTCGAGAAAACAGGCATCTCATATGGTCAGCTCTACAGGTGGAAGCGTAAAAAACTAATTCCTGAATCCTGGTTTATCAGAAAGGCCACATATACGGGTCAGGAGACTTTTTTTCCAAAAGAGAAAATCATGAATCGTATTGTTCAGATCACTGAACTCAAAGATACGCTGTCCCTCGATGAGTTGGCCAATCGGTTTTCACCACTAACAATGAAAAATATTACGCTGCCGACTGACGAAGTTCTTAAACATCACTTTGTTTCGAAAGCGTCGCTCAATTTTTATCTGAAACAGGGATATGAAGGCAAGACACTTCATTTTTCGCAGCTGCTCTCCTTGTTTTTGCTGGATCAGCTGCTTAAAACAGGAAAAATGAATGTCAACGAAGGAACAGACTTGCTTCAAGTATTGAACGAGCACGGATTGAAAAGCTTCGATAAAAACAGTTGCCTTTTTTTTATTCGAAAAATGGGTGTGCCTGCTTTTTTCATTGTACTGGAAGACACGGATGTCTATTTTGATAAGGAGACTCATGTTGTTGCTCGTTTACAGCTGCAGCCTTGTGCCGAAAAATTGATCGCACTAGTGAACAGTCGGGGATCACTGGAAGCGGAAAACAGGGAGGACAAATTGAATGGCTGA
- a CDS encoding polymer-forming cytoskeletal protein, which produces MDEPIRDLSISGSGTAPGGDYHDVKINGSGKVQGNIQCQRLEINGSGKVVGNSQMAELIVKGSGVIMGNVKARTFTINGSSTIEHDVTLEDLQVNGTVRIKGNIHGESIKSYGILDVGGEIESEELIAEGRVSVDGLCSADRIELEVNHSFSKIREIGCSTLEVRRRPFTGFLSFLFNGIRKTGLTVDSIEGDEIYLEDTIARIVKGNRVVIGDGCVIEKVFYKKDYKQAENAKVKSAVKE; this is translated from the coding sequence ATGGATGAACCAATCAGAGATCTGTCAATATCCGGCTCTGGGACTGCTCCCGGCGGAGACTATCATGATGTGAAAATTAATGGCAGTGGAAAGGTTCAGGGTAATATCCAATGCCAACGGCTTGAAATCAACGGTTCCGGGAAAGTGGTGGGCAATTCTCAAATGGCTGAGCTGATTGTCAAAGGATCAGGGGTAATCATGGGAAATGTGAAGGCACGGACATTCACCATCAATGGGAGTTCGACTATTGAACACGATGTGACATTAGAGGACCTTCAGGTGAATGGAACGGTCCGAATCAAAGGCAATATTCATGGAGAAAGTATTAAATCTTATGGCATTTTGGACGTTGGTGGTGAAATTGAGAGCGAAGAACTGATTGCCGAGGGGCGGGTTTCTGTAGACGGTCTTTGCAGTGCCGATCGGATTGAATTGGAGGTCAACCACAGCTTTTCCAAAATTCGGGAAATTGGTTGCAGTACGCTTGAAGTACGCCGTAGGCCCTTCACGGGTTTTCTCAGCTTTCTGTTCAATGGGATCAGGAAGACGGGACTGACTGTTGACAGTATCGAAGGAGATGAGATTTATCTCGAGGATACCATCGCACGGATTGTTAAAGGAAATCGAGTAGTGATCGGTGACGGATGTGTTATAGAAAAGGTATTTTATAAAAAAGACTACAAGCAGGCTGAAAACGCTAAAGTAAAATCAGCGGTCAAGGAATGA
- a CDS encoding MDR family MFS transporter: MEQAKSIEQKKASTWVMAALMLGIFISSMDQTIVSTAMGTIVSDLGGLNQFVWVTSAYLVAEMAGMPIFGKLSDMYGRKRFFIFGLSMFLLGSILCGTADSMVQLSIYRALQGIGGGSLMPIAFAIIFDIVPMNQRGKMSGLFGAVFGLSSVLGPLLGAFITDHLNWHWVFYINVPLGLIAVVLITVCYKESKTHAREAIDWAGAGTLVAATVSLMFAVELGGNTYGWTSPVIIGLFSAFAVFFILFLFAEKRAAEPIISFKMFHNRLFASSNLVGVVFGVPFMVAIVMLPIYIQGVFGGTATNAGLVLLPMMVGVTAASVVGGIMAQSVSYRSIMLLHGLILLVGLILAGTMAGNTSFWVVLVYMVIIGYGVGASFAVLGMAAIHGFKPSEFGAANATLAFVREFGMTVGITIFGTIQSHILASKLKDAFAGKGQNEFLSHLSNPRALLSPEARTHIPESILTQLKDLLASSITQTFLWALIPAGLAILLILLMPGDRLANKKIKMEN; encoded by the coding sequence ATGGAACAAGCAAAGAGTATTGAACAGAAAAAAGCCAGCACGTGGGTGATGGCTGCGCTGATGCTCGGTATTTTTATTTCATCAATGGACCAAACAATTGTCTCGACAGCGATGGGTACCATTGTCTCAGATCTGGGAGGACTTAATCAATTTGTCTGGGTGACTTCCGCTTATCTCGTTGCCGAAATGGCCGGAATGCCTATTTTCGGAAAACTATCCGATATGTATGGACGAAAACGTTTTTTTATTTTTGGACTCAGTATGTTCCTGCTTGGATCTATTTTGTGCGGGACTGCTGACTCCATGGTGCAGCTGAGTATTTACCGCGCGCTGCAGGGCATTGGCGGTGGCTCTCTGATGCCGATCGCTTTTGCAATCATTTTTGATATTGTTCCGATGAATCAGCGTGGAAAAATGAGCGGTCTGTTTGGTGCAGTATTTGGTTTATCCAGTGTGCTTGGTCCATTGCTCGGTGCGTTCATTACGGATCATCTAAACTGGCACTGGGTGTTTTATATTAACGTGCCGCTTGGTTTGATCGCAGTTGTATTGATTACCGTCTGCTATAAGGAGTCTAAAACGCATGCAAGGGAAGCGATAGACTGGGCAGGCGCTGGTACGCTTGTTGCGGCAACAGTCAGTCTGATGTTTGCCGTTGAGCTTGGGGGAAATACGTACGGATGGACTTCACCGGTGATTATCGGGCTGTTCTCTGCCTTTGCCGTATTTTTCATCCTTTTTCTGTTCGCGGAAAAAAGAGCCGCCGAACCAATTATTTCTTTCAAAATGTTTCATAATCGTCTGTTTGCATCGAGCAATCTGGTCGGCGTTGTTTTCGGGGTGCCGTTTATGGTGGCGATTGTTATGCTCCCTATCTATATTCAGGGTGTTTTCGGAGGAACCGCGACAAATGCCGGTTTGGTGTTGCTGCCCATGATGGTCGGAGTGACGGCGGCCAGCGTTGTTGGGGGTATTATGGCTCAATCGGTCAGTTATCGAAGCATCATGCTGTTGCATGGTCTGATTCTCCTGGTCGGCCTGATATTGGCGGGGACCATGGCTGGTAATACGTCTTTCTGGGTTGTGTTGGTTTACATGGTAATTATCGGTTACGGTGTTGGTGCATCTTTTGCAGTACTTGGAATGGCCGCAATCCATGGTTTTAAACCCTCGGAATTTGGAGCCGCCAACGCGACGCTGGCGTTTGTCCGGGAATTCGGGATGACAGTCGGGATCACAATATTCGGTACAATCCAAAGTCATATCCTCGCTTCCAAGCTAAAAGATGCATTTGCGGGAAAAGGACAAAATGAATTTTTGAGTCATCTGAGCAATCCGCGGGCGCTTCTGTCTCCGGAAGCAAGGACGCACATTCCAGAGAGCATTCTGACTCAGTTGAAAGACCTGCTTGCTTCATCAATCACGCAAACCTTTCTGTGGGCGCTGATTCCTGCGGGTCTTGCTATCCTGCTTATATTGTTAATGCCGGGGGACAGGCTTGCTAATAAAAAAATTAAAATGGAGAATTAA
- a CDS encoding S66 peptidase family protein, producing MIFPERLREGDKIGVISPAGPPDPVNLKRAVDWLSSLGFIVVFGKYIDQVNGYLAGTDEQRLKDLHYMFADDSVRAVICARGGYGTARIADGLDYGLIRDHPKIFWGYSDITYLHTAIRQLSGLVTFHGPMLASDFGIDNVPILSRQLFSQLFQPTLLRYDEHISSLHVMQSGSAEGMLVGGNLSLLVSSLGTPFEIDTRNKLLLIEDIGEAPYRVDRMLNQLRLSGKLDQASGFVVGDFTAEDSADKATASLLEKVFATYFSSLGKPAMSGFLIGHCQPNFSVPLGAEALLDADKKQLWIQAGVM from the coding sequence ATGATTTTTCCTGAACGTCTTCGTGAAGGCGATAAAATAGGTGTGATCAGTCCCGCCGGACCACCTGATCCCGTGAACCTGAAGCGGGCCGTTGACTGGCTTTCCAGTCTTGGTTTTATCGTTGTTTTCGGCAAATATATTGATCAGGTTAACGGATATCTTGCCGGGACGGATGAACAGAGACTGAAAGACTTGCATTATATGTTCGCTGATGATTCGGTGCGGGCCGTTATATGCGCACGCGGAGGCTATGGGACCGCACGTATCGCAGATGGTCTTGATTATGGGCTAATCAGGGATCATCCGAAAATATTCTGGGGCTACAGTGACATTACGTATCTTCACACTGCAATCCGTCAGCTTTCAGGGCTTGTTACTTTTCATGGCCCGATGCTTGCTTCAGATTTCGGGATTGACAACGTCCCTATATTGTCCAGACAGCTGTTCTCACAATTATTTCAGCCAACATTACTGAGATATGACGAGCATATATCTTCGCTGCATGTGATGCAGAGCGGATCTGCGGAAGGGATGCTGGTCGGCGGCAATCTGTCGTTGCTTGTCAGTTCGCTGGGCACACCTTTCGAGATTGACACGAGAAATAAACTGCTTCTGATCGAAGACATCGGTGAGGCGCCATACCGGGTGGACCGTATGCTCAATCAGCTTCGCCTGTCGGGTAAACTTGATCAGGCGTCGGGATTCGTAGTCGGCGATTTCACGGCAGAAGATTCTGCAGACAAAGCTACGGCGTCATTGCTGGAAAAAGTTTTTGCAACTTACTTTTCTTCGTTAGGCAAACCTGCCATGAGCGGATTCCTTATTGGCCATTGCCAGCCGAATTTTTCCGTTCCTCTTGGAGCAGAAGCGCTGCTGGATGCCGACAAGAAACAGCTGTGGATTCAGGCCGGCGTTATGTGA
- a CDS encoding DUF3870 domain-containing protein, translated as MCYNNDTIFIIGDSKSSQKNPITIKFHQFFLGLVVDRTNGRIIDVECSATIQLTVRFVRSLFIGRFMDDPSIIDEIRLRYFGSSQRALIVAFNDALKKYNQVVAALST; from the coding sequence ATGTGCTATAACAATGATACGATTTTCATTATTGGGGATTCAAAGTCTTCGCAGAAGAATCCAATCACGATCAAGTTCCATCAGTTTTTTCTTGGACTTGTGGTTGATCGGACAAACGGAAGAATTATCGATGTGGAATGCTCGGCAACCATTCAGCTGACTGTTCGTTTTGTCCGCTCTTTGTTCATTGGGCGGTTTATGGACGATCCTTCCATTATTGATGAGATCCGCCTGCGTTATTTCGGTTCCTCACAAAGAGCGCTTATTGTTGCTTTTAATGACGCTTTAAAGAAATATAATCAGGTCGTAGCCGCTTTGTCTACATAA
- a CDS encoding ABC transporter permease produces the protein MTKFIIKRFIAMILTLWVITTLTFVLMHAIPGSPFNNNSGKTISGAALSNMEAHYHMNQPLSIQYLIYLKSVATFNFGPSIKQPAETVNDLLGRGFPVSFELGLWTLIVAIISGVLLGTLAALKHNGIIDYVAMTLAVFGISIPDFVLATLLIQEFAVNLQWFPAGTWQGVNYMVLPIIALATGPMAIIARLIRSSMLEVLTQDYIRTARAKGLSPVLIVFKHALKNALLPVVTVLGTLAAAILTGTFVIEKIFAIPGMGKYFVDSINSRDYPVIMGTTVFYSAILIVMLFLVDIVYGWLDPRIKMDREAR, from the coding sequence TTGACTAAATTTATTATTAAGAGATTTATAGCGATGATTTTAACGCTCTGGGTCATCACGACACTGACTTTTGTTCTGATGCATGCGATTCCCGGCTCACCATTCAATAATAACAGCGGGAAAACAATCAGCGGGGCTGCTCTTAGTAACATGGAGGCGCATTATCACATGAATCAACCCCTTTCCATTCAGTATTTGATCTATCTGAAGTCGGTTGCGACCTTTAATTTTGGCCCGTCGATCAAGCAGCCTGCCGAGACTGTCAATGATCTATTGGGCCGCGGTTTTCCAGTTTCGTTCGAGCTGGGCTTGTGGACGCTGATCGTTGCGATCATTTCAGGAGTGCTGCTCGGTACCCTCGCGGCGCTGAAACATAACGGGATCATTGATTATGTCGCGATGACCCTCGCTGTTTTCGGAATTTCGATTCCGGATTTTGTACTTGCTACCTTACTGATACAGGAATTCGCAGTCAATCTTCAATGGTTTCCGGCTGGAACTTGGCAGGGCGTGAATTATATGGTTCTGCCGATTATCGCGCTGGCGACAGGTCCGATGGCGATTATTGCCCGTCTGATTCGTTCAAGTATGCTGGAAGTCCTGACTCAAGATTATATAAGAACAGCGCGAGCAAAAGGGCTGTCACCCGTCCTGATTGTCTTCAAACATGCATTGAAAAATGCTCTGCTTCCGGTCGTTACTGTTCTCGGTACACTGGCAGCAGCCATTCTGACGGGGACATTTGTCATTGAAAAGATTTTTGCCATCCCTGGCATGGGGAAGTATTTCGTCGATAGCATCAATTCGCGCGATTATCCAGTCATCATGGGGACAACCGTTTTTTACAGTGCCATTCTGATTGTGATGCTCTTTCTCGTGGATATTGTCTATGGATGGCTTGATCCGAGAATAAAGATGGATAGGGAGGCGAGATGA